One part of the Neisseria zalophi genome encodes these proteins:
- a CDS encoding Hcp family type VI secretion system effector, with protein MAIDMFMKVEGVNGESKDANHKDWTNIESFDWGAEQPGSMTSGGGGGAGKVNFNDLSVVAAIDKAAPTILKNCATGQHLSKVEISVCKAGGEQIEYSRTTLEDVLVTGVKFIGVQGSDALKMQYSFQAAKVKNQYWEQTDKGSKGAEVQMAFNIKENKSA; from the coding sequence ATGGCTATTGATATGTTTATGAAGGTTGAAGGTGTAAATGGCGAATCAAAAGATGCCAATCACAAAGACTGGACAAATATTGAAAGTTTTGATTGGGGAGCCGAGCAGCCTGGCTCTATGACAAGCGGCGGTGGCGGCGGTGCCGGTAAAGTAAATTTTAATGATCTATCTGTTGTGGCTGCTATTGATAAAGCTGCACCAACTATTTTGAAAAATTGTGCGACTGGTCAACATTTAAGTAAAGTGGAAATTTCAGTATGTAAAGCCGGTGGCGAGCAAATTGAATACTCTCGAACAACTTTAGAAGATGTTTTGGTGACTGGTGTGAAATTTATTGGCGTGCAAGGTAGTGATGCATTAAAAATGCAATATTCATTCCAAGCTGCTAAAGTGAAGAACCAATATTGGGAACAAACCGATAAAGGTTCTAAAGGTGCAGAAGTTCAAATGGCATTCAACATTAAAGAAAACAAATCAGCATAA
- the tssB gene encoding type VI secretion system contractile sheath small subunit → MSRNKSSGQKFIARNRAPRVQIEYDVELYGSEKKIELPFVMGVMADLVGKPIEPLPELAERKFLEIDVDNFDERMKALKPRVAFNVKNTLTGEGNLNVELEFESMDDFSPAAVAKKVGPLNELLEARTQLSNLLSYMDGKSGAEELIGKVLGDSELLKSLASAPKTSSKDEQ, encoded by the coding sequence ATGTCACGAAATAAATCATCTGGACAAAAATTTATTGCTCGTAATAGAGCGCCCAGAGTACAGATTGAATATGATGTTGAATTATATGGTTCTGAGAAAAAAATAGAACTTCCATTCGTGATGGGTGTTATGGCTGATCTGGTTGGTAAGCCGATAGAACCTCTTCCAGAGCTTGCGGAACGTAAGTTTCTGGAAATTGATGTGGATAATTTCGATGAGCGGATGAAAGCGCTTAAACCACGTGTGGCATTTAATGTAAAAAATACGCTTACTGGCGAAGGTAATCTTAATGTTGAGCTTGAGTTCGAAAGTATGGATGATTTTTCACCTGCTGCGGTTGCGAAAAAAGTTGGCCCTTTAAATGAGCTTTTAGAAGCAAGGACACAACTGTCTAATTTGTTGTCATATATGGATGGTAAAAGTGGTGCAGAAGAGCTTATTGGAAAAGTTTTGGGTGATAGTGAGCTGTTAAAAAGCCTTGCATCAGCTCCTAAAACATCATCAAAAGATGAGCAATAA
- the tssA gene encoding type VI secretion system protein TssA — protein sequence MKTFALWDEPISADMPAGVDIEYDSRFLELQTAAEGKAEQQYGDTIIPAEEPDWATVEKLCNQLLSESKDLRVLAYYTRVLTVKYGLIGFCAGCESIKKNLELYWDSLYPKLEDEDGEYDPFYRVNALSAFATTDGLVKEVFPSKLLVNGLTQQLVTVKEAVSILQGHDPQNYPGGKDRLMLDIRVGSDTGKPELVALKQTLQHLKDIQEIFSQKLQDEYSLDFEVIQKPLSIIDKAMDYEDGSSSQQENLTSVDDSDKNAEIYSSEKSAVFADSEAWRRLNIKNRPDVDLVLEKICVYFETFEPSHPAPLFIRRVQRLMNMDFYDIMKDISPESINNLEVLIGKPDEEAGTSQD from the coding sequence ATGAAAACTTTTGCTTTGTGGGATGAACCGATTTCTGCGGATATGCCGGCAGGGGTTGATATCGAATACGATAGCCGTTTTTTAGAGTTGCAAACAGCAGCGGAAGGAAAAGCAGAACAACAGTATGGAGATACTATTATTCCTGCTGAAGAACCTGATTGGGCTACCGTAGAAAAACTATGCAATCAATTATTGTCGGAATCTAAAGATTTGCGTGTGTTGGCATACTACACACGTGTATTAACCGTTAAATATGGATTAATAGGGTTCTGTGCAGGATGTGAATCAATTAAAAAAAATCTTGAGTTGTATTGGGATTCACTTTATCCCAAATTAGAAGATGAAGATGGTGAATATGATCCGTTTTATCGTGTTAATGCATTAAGTGCTTTTGCAACAACTGATGGTTTAGTTAAGGAAGTATTTCCATCTAAATTATTAGTTAACGGATTAACTCAGCAGCTTGTTACTGTAAAAGAAGCTGTTTCTATTTTGCAAGGTCATGATCCTCAGAATTATCCTGGTGGTAAAGACCGATTAATGCTTGATATTAGAGTAGGTTCCGATACAGGTAAACCTGAATTGGTTGCATTGAAACAAACATTGCAACACTTAAAAGATATTCAAGAAATATTTTCTCAAAAACTGCAAGATGAATATTCCCTTGATTTTGAGGTCATCCAAAAACCATTATCAATTATAGATAAAGCTATGGATTATGAGGATGGCTCGTCTAGCCAACAAGAAAATCTAACATCTGTTGATGACAGTGATAAAAATGCTGAAATATATTCAAGCGAAAAAAGCGCAGTATTTGCAGATTCTGAAGCTTGGCGTCGGTTGAATATTAAAAATAGGCCTGATGTTGATTTGGTGTTGGAAAAAATTTGTGTATATTTTGAAACTTTTGAACCTAGTCATCCGGCACCATTGTTTATACGCAGAGTACAACGGCTAATGAATATGGATTTTTACGATATTATGAAAGATATAAGTCCTGAAAGTATTAATAACTTAGAGGTTTTAATTGGTAAACCCGATGAGGAAGCGGGAACTTCTCAAGATTAA
- a CDS encoding type VI secretion system accessory protein TagJ produces the protein MDLKTKLSDMIELVRSNPDNPQQRLIVIQYLCICAQWEQALKHIKQFQKLFPNVEKSLILFLIENIEAEMRRESTLTAKQKPKTFEQHASKLEVLQKQLSLVAHASEKESNLLLQTYTELVDLVPEIPISITYLLPNKSVETTSGKWVIDGDVRTSFVCEFFLNGQYYWQPWDSINSIAFIAPNSLLDIIWRPSEITFKDGKSIQCITPARYVVLQDLITKWSDALLQCSKTDWMGVAEDLFIGFGQKMLYTDKEDFGLLDIRLIKFGYSN, from the coding sequence ATGGATTTGAAAACTAAATTATCCGATATGATTGAGTTGGTCCGCTCTAATCCCGATAATCCACAACAACGCTTAATAGTGATTCAATATCTATGTATATGTGCTCAATGGGAACAAGCGTTAAAGCATATCAAACAATTTCAGAAACTTTTTCCCAACGTTGAAAAGTCATTGATTTTGTTTTTGATTGAAAATATTGAAGCTGAAATGCGGCGAGAATCAACCTTAACTGCTAAACAAAAACCCAAGACATTTGAGCAGCATGCAAGTAAATTAGAGGTTTTACAAAAACAACTATCGCTAGTAGCACATGCTTCAGAGAAAGAAAGTAATTTATTATTGCAAACATATACTGAGTTAGTTGATTTAGTGCCTGAAATACCAATTAGTATTACTTACTTACTTCCTAATAAATCAGTTGAAACAACATCCGGTAAGTGGGTTATTGATGGAGATGTTCGTACTTCTTTTGTTTGTGAGTTTTTTCTGAACGGGCAGTATTATTGGCAACCTTGGGATTCAATTAATAGTATTGCTTTTATAGCACCTAATTCATTGTTAGATATTATTTGGAGGCCGTCTGAAATTACGTTTAAAGATGGGAAGTCCATTCAATGTATTACTCCTGCCCGTTATGTAGTATTACAGGACTTAATAACAAAATGGTCAGATGCATTACTACAATGTTCAAAAACTGATTGGATGGGCGTTGCAGAGGATTTATTTATCGGTTTTGGACAAAAAATGTTATATACCGATAAGGAAGATTTTGGTTTATTAGATATTCGGTTAATTAAGTTTGGGTATTCAAATTAA
- the tssF gene encoding type VI secretion system baseplate subunit TssF yields MNNKLLSYYNKELIFLKEMGKEFAQQYPKVAARLALNTADIPDPYVERLLEGVSFLTARTQLKLDAEYPRFVQRILEVIYPDFLNQKPAAAIVNLEHSNQHNADVINILERGKVLRSLPIDEYNASCPFSVTKKTEILPLCLEKAKYTDSLGYLPKSSSISQRGAHKIQSALRLDFSLKVPGACSDMLPEELSLYLGSELSKSSALLFLMASECVDVVCHSYENPKNWYYSLPYKPEHRGFNEDEALSFNLDKSVSAFRIIQEYAQLPEKFVFISQKGIKQTIKKAEQDGHLPLIPEQLEQVVNDKGINKKVIAYHKRYFSISFLFSHKIPELMDLVNVNDFAINAVPVVNLFRKKSARFPINIQDREHHIVVDRTQPLNYEVYSVEKVTGFDINNRETITFSPMYKAPDIGLFPESKINNAYFSARRVDRTPSSNTLKNGFRSSYLGSEVFLSLADNENYLFNSNIQHLSVDIWCTSRDLPLLMPRDGESDFLMEGSLPVKSIKLISKLTRPDEAISEDTSLWKFLNQLSLNYFSLIHKDKNDAPIILKELLMVFVNKKNDLLKKQIESIVYVETKAINKLVRYHGTAAPVRGIEIILTLDEVSLGGMHPFLFGSILNNYFKRLVSINSFIQLQIHTLQQGHIATWPTAIGERVII; encoded by the coding sequence GTGAATAACAAATTATTGTCTTATTATAATAAAGAGTTGATTTTTTTAAAGGAAATGGGAAAAGAGTTTGCACAGCAATATCCTAAAGTTGCTGCCAGACTAGCCTTAAATACTGCTGATATACCTGATCCATATGTTGAACGTCTTTTAGAAGGCGTTAGTTTTCTGACTGCAAGAACACAACTTAAACTTGATGCAGAATATCCTAGATTTGTTCAGCGTATTCTAGAGGTTATATACCCTGATTTTCTTAATCAAAAACCAGCAGCTGCTATTGTTAATTTGGAGCATTCAAATCAACATAATGCAGATGTAATTAATATTTTAGAGCGTGGTAAAGTATTAAGATCGTTACCTATTGATGAATATAATGCAAGCTGCCCATTTTCTGTAACGAAAAAAACAGAAATTTTACCTTTATGCCTAGAAAAGGCTAAGTATACAGATTCTTTGGGTTATTTACCAAAATCTTCTTCTATTTCACAAAGAGGCGCTCATAAAATTCAGTCTGCATTACGTTTGGATTTCTCTTTAAAAGTACCTGGTGCTTGTTCTGATATGCTACCTGAAGAGTTATCTTTATATTTAGGCTCTGAACTTTCTAAGTCCTCAGCACTTCTATTTCTTATGGCTTCGGAGTGTGTAGATGTAGTTTGCCATAGTTATGAAAATCCCAAGAATTGGTACTATTCTTTACCATATAAGCCGGAGCATAGAGGATTTAATGAAGATGAGGCTTTATCTTTTAATTTAGATAAATCAGTTAGTGCATTTAGAATAATTCAAGAATATGCCCAACTACCAGAAAAGTTTGTATTTATTTCTCAAAAAGGTATAAAACAAACTATAAAAAAGGCAGAACAAGATGGTCATCTACCATTAATTCCTGAACAATTGGAGCAAGTTGTTAATGACAAGGGAATTAATAAAAAAGTAATTGCATATCATAAGCGTTATTTTAGTATTTCTTTTCTTTTCTCTCATAAAATTCCTGAGTTGATGGATTTAGTGAATGTAAATGACTTTGCAATTAATGCTGTGCCTGTTGTGAATTTATTTAGAAAAAAAAGTGCCCGATTTCCTATAAATATTCAAGATAGAGAGCATCATATTGTGGTTGATCGTACTCAACCATTAAATTATGAAGTTTATTCGGTTGAGAAAGTTACAGGGTTTGATATTAATAACCGTGAAACTATAACTTTTTCTCCAATGTATAAAGCGCCAGATATAGGCTTATTTCCTGAGTCTAAAATAAATAATGCTTATTTTTCAGCACGAAGAGTAGATAGAACACCTTCTTCAAATACATTGAAAAATGGGTTTAGATCTTCATACCTGGGAAGTGAGGTATTTCTCTCATTGGCTGATAATGAAAATTATCTGTTTAATTCAAATATTCAACACTTATCGGTAGATATTTGGTGTACGAGTCGAGACTTACCTTTATTAATGCCTAGAGATGGAGAGTCTGATTTTTTAATGGAGGGTTCATTACCTGTTAAGTCTATTAAGCTAATTTCAAAACTAACCAGACCGGATGAAGCTATAAGTGAAGATACATCCTTATGGAAGTTTTTAAACCAGTTAAGCCTGAATTATTTTTCATTAATTCATAAAGATAAGAATGATGCACCTATTATATTAAAAGAATTATTAATGGTTTTTGTTAATAAAAAAAATGACTTATTAAAGAAGCAAATAGAGTCTATTGTATATGTTGAAACTAAGGCTATTAATAAATTAGTACGATATCATGGTACTGCAGCGCCTGTGCGAGGAATAGAAATCATATTGACTCTTGATGAAGTTTCATTGGGAGGTATGCATCCTTTCTTATTTGGATCTATTTTAAATAATTATTTTAAACGATTAGTATCAATAAATTCATTTATACAATTACAAATTCATACACTTCAACAAGGACATATTGCAACTTGGCCTACTGCAATTGGTGAAAGAGTAATTATATGA
- the tssC gene encoding type VI secretion system contractile sheath large subunit: MAEKQLDIQGSSAQTVFEANEFEQLLQKEFKPKTEEAKSAVTNAVATLAQQALQNVVTISDDTYQTIEAIIAELDRKLSEQINLILHHEDFQKLEGEWRGLHHLVTNTETDTLLKIKVLPISKKEVARNLKRFKGTAWDQSPLFKRIYEEEYGQFGGEPFGCLVGDYYFDHSAPDVEMLNSLEKIAAAAHCPFIAGASPKLMQMESWQELANPRDLSKIFQNAEYAPWRSLRDSEDSRYIGLALPRFLSRLPYGVNTNPVDEFDFEEETEGADHNKYTWANAAYAMAVNINRSFKYYGWCTSIRGVESGGIVENLPCHTFPTDDGGVDMKCPTEIAISDRREAELASLGFMPLIHRKNTDLAAFIGAQSLHKPAEYYDPDATANARLSARLPYLFACCRFAHYLKCIVRDKVGSFREREDMERWLNEWIMNYVDGDPINSTQETKARKPLAAAEVVVEEVEDNPGYYTSKFFLRPHYQLEGLTVSLRLVSKLPSAKQE; this comes from the coding sequence ATGGCTGAAAAGCAATTAGATATCCAAGGCAGTAGTGCACAAACAGTATTTGAAGCAAATGAGTTTGAACAATTATTGCAAAAAGAATTCAAACCTAAAACAGAAGAAGCTAAAAGTGCTGTAACCAATGCGGTAGCAACATTAGCACAGCAGGCTTTACAGAATGTGGTTACGATATCAGATGATACCTATCAAACAATTGAGGCAATTATTGCTGAACTAGATAGAAAATTATCTGAGCAAATTAATTTGATTTTACACCACGAAGATTTCCAAAAATTAGAAGGTGAATGGAGAGGGTTGCATCATTTGGTAACTAATACAGAAACCGATACTCTCCTTAAAATTAAAGTATTACCTATTTCTAAAAAGGAAGTTGCGCGTAATCTAAAACGTTTTAAAGGCACAGCTTGGGATCAAAGTCCATTATTCAAACGAATTTATGAAGAAGAATATGGACAGTTTGGTGGAGAGCCTTTTGGCTGTTTGGTTGGAGACTATTACTTTGATCACTCCGCTCCAGATGTTGAAATGTTAAATAGCTTAGAAAAAATTGCGGCAGCTGCGCACTGTCCTTTTATTGCGGGAGCATCGCCAAAACTTATGCAGATGGAGTCGTGGCAGGAGCTGGCTAATCCACGAGATTTAAGTAAAATTTTCCAAAATGCAGAATATGCACCATGGCGTAGTTTGCGTGATTCTGAAGATTCTCGTTATATTGGTTTGGCACTGCCTCGCTTCTTATCCCGTTTGCCCTATGGTGTGAATACAAACCCAGTTGATGAATTTGATTTTGAGGAAGAAACTGAGGGCGCTGATCATAATAAATATACTTGGGCTAATGCTGCTTATGCAATGGCCGTTAATATTAACCGATCTTTCAAATATTATGGATGGTGTACTTCTATCCGTGGTGTAGAGTCCGGTGGGATAGTTGAGAACTTACCTTGCCATACATTCCCAACGGATGATGGTGGTGTGGATATGAAATGCCCAACTGAAATCGCTATTAGCGATCGTCGTGAAGCAGAATTGGCTTCTTTGGGATTTATGCCTTTAATCCATCGTAAGAATACTGATTTGGCTGCATTTATTGGAGCTCAATCATTACATAAACCAGCAGAGTACTACGATCCTGATGCAACTGCTAATGCACGCTTATCTGCTCGGTTGCCTTATCTGTTTGCATGTTGTCGTTTTGCACATTATTTAAAATGTATTGTGCGTGATAAGGTAGGTTCCTTCCGTGAAAGAGAGGATATGGAGCGTTGGTTAAATGAGTGGATTATGAATTATGTGGATGGCGATCCTATTAACTCTACTCAAGAGACAAAAGCACGTAAACCATTAGCTGCCGCTGAAGTTGTAGTGGAAGAAGTTGAAGATAATCCGGGATATTACACATCCAAATTCTTTTTGCGTCCACATTATCAACTTGAGGGGTTGACCGTTTCTTTACGCTTAGTTTCCAAACTGCCTTCGGCTAAACAAGAGTAG
- the tssG gene encoding type VI secretion system baseplate subunit TssG encodes MSQLIIETDFQEESDNFWDKKLISFLNKVSSQPYKYDYFSLLRQLESIKFISNEKILGKATHPQQERIRVKQEPSLIFSPRNIQSVTLSPRYIEISINGFGLFGPSGPLPLYITEYAYERKHQYGDNTWVGFINIFQHRLAILFYRAWANAQSINSLDKNKRDYFGRYISCFNGLDSSIAENTGFVHEFSKRYFAGLLLKQSRSAANLQQLLNRYFKVPVAIETNIGRWVNVEEEKTKIGSTIKYKLGEGLLLGDKLYDVQSKFRIIIGPITLDGYKSFFKNGFNTQRIKEWIYLFVAEEYELEIQPILMQQEVPKLNLGNTNQLGLSMWLGNVSQDAKDLIVSF; translated from the coding sequence ATGAGTCAGCTAATTATAGAAACGGATTTTCAAGAAGAATCTGATAACTTTTGGGATAAAAAATTAATAAGTTTTTTAAACAAAGTTTCTTCTCAGCCTTATAAATACGATTATTTTTCTTTGTTACGCCAACTTGAATCTATAAAGTTTATATCAAACGAAAAAATTTTAGGAAAGGCTACACATCCTCAGCAAGAGAGAATTAGAGTAAAACAAGAACCATCACTGATTTTTTCGCCTAGAAATATCCAGTCAGTTACGTTATCGCCACGATATATCGAAATATCAATTAACGGTTTTGGATTGTTTGGTCCATCGGGCCCATTACCTTTATATATTACAGAATATGCTTATGAGCGTAAGCATCAATATGGAGATAACACTTGGGTTGGATTCATTAATATTTTTCAGCATCGTTTGGCAATATTATTTTATAGAGCATGGGCTAATGCACAAAGTATTAATTCATTAGATAAAAATAAAAGAGATTATTTTGGAAGATATATCTCTTGCTTTAATGGATTAGATTCTTCAATAGCCGAAAATACAGGTTTTGTACATGAGTTTTCTAAACGTTATTTTGCTGGGTTATTATTAAAACAAAGTAGATCAGCAGCAAATTTACAGCAATTACTAAATCGTTATTTTAAAGTTCCTGTTGCAATAGAAACCAATATTGGCCGTTGGGTGAATGTAGAAGAAGAGAAAACAAAAATTGGCTCTACAATAAAATATAAATTAGGAGAAGGTTTGTTATTAGGTGATAAACTTTATGATGTTCAAAGTAAATTTCGTATTATTATTGGGCCAATAACATTAGATGGATATAAATCTTTTTTTAAAAATGGATTTAATACACAAAGAATAAAAGAATGGATTTATTTATTTGTTGCCGAAGAATATGAGTTAGAGATACAGCCGATTCTTATGCAACAAGAGGTTCCTAAATTAAATTTAGGTAATACAAATCAGCTTGGCTTATCAATGTGGTTAGGTAATGTTTCTCAAGATGCTAAGGATTTAATAGTCAGCTTTTAG
- the tssE gene encoding type VI secretion system baseplate subunit TssE — protein MPKFRNQLLPSLFDRLTDEEPRRKKELHLNQGISIEQYRQNVLRDILHLFNTCNFQAGNLEVDLTSNVKASTLNYGIPPLSGINFSDVKWQDVEQSIKQAIIDFEPRLDENTLQVVAITDHDDDTLHNKLIIEIKGYLKLNPYPKEFLLRTSMDIETGSFNLLDIGDKRE, from the coding sequence ATGCCAAAATTTAGAAATCAATTATTACCTTCTTTGTTTGATAGATTAACTGATGAAGAGCCTCGTCGAAAAAAAGAGTTGCACCTTAATCAGGGCATAAGTATTGAACAGTATAGACAGAATGTGCTTAGAGATATTCTTCATTTATTCAATACTTGTAATTTTCAGGCAGGTAATTTGGAGGTTGATTTAACCAGTAATGTAAAGGCATCTACTTTAAATTATGGGATACCTCCACTTTCTGGTATTAATTTTTCAGATGTTAAATGGCAAGATGTTGAGCAATCTATTAAACAGGCAATTATTGATTTTGAGCCGAGACTTGATGAGAATACACTTCAGGTGGTGGCTATTACTGATCATGATGATGATACATTACATAATAAATTAATTATAGAAATAAAAGGATATTTAAAATTAAACCCATATCCTAAAGAATTTTTACTTCGCACTAGTATGGACATAGAGACAGGATCGTTTAATTTATTAGATATTGGGGATAAACGTGAATAA